Proteins encoded together in one Streptomyces sp. NA04227 window:
- a CDS encoding GntR family transcriptional regulator: MTETNWAARLPAVKSKADLVHASLREAIAAGDLRPGERVNMDELARRFGVSKIPVREAVKRLESEGLVVSRVHSGVVVAGIERTEMRGVFLARKEIDALVAGLAAERADGPLVEALDQVQESMRAALGAGEVDELQRLNSEFHRLLAEASGYRILADLTEQLLLTIRRYRVTTPKNARNWLAVLEEHHAVIEALRVRDPERAAAAAREHTASQAGLEIADPV; this comes from the coding sequence GTGACGGAGACGAATTGGGCCGCGCGGTTGCCCGCGGTCAAGAGCAAGGCGGACCTCGTGCACGCCAGTCTGCGCGAGGCCATCGCCGCCGGTGACCTGCGCCCGGGTGAGCGCGTCAACATGGATGAGCTGGCCCGGAGGTTCGGGGTGAGCAAGATCCCGGTGCGCGAGGCGGTCAAGCGTCTGGAGTCCGAGGGGCTTGTGGTGTCCCGGGTGCACTCGGGCGTGGTCGTGGCCGGTATCGAGAGGACCGAGATGCGCGGCGTCTTCCTGGCCAGGAAGGAGATCGACGCGCTGGTCGCCGGGCTGGCGGCCGAGCGCGCCGACGGCCCGCTGGTCGAGGCGCTCGACCAGGTGCAGGAATCCATGCGGGCCGCTCTGGGTGCGGGCGAGGTCGACGAACTCCAGCGCCTCAACTCGGAGTTCCACCGGCTGCTCGCCGAGGCCAGCGGCTACCGGATACTGGCCGACCTCACCGAGCAACTGCTCCTGACCATTCGCCGGTACCGGGTCACCACTCCCAAGAACGCCCGTAACTGGCTCGCGGTGCTTGAGGAGCACCATGCGGTCATCGAGGCGCTGCGGGTGCGCGACCCGGAGCGGGCGGCGGCCGCGGCGCGTGAACACACCGCCTCGCAGGCCGGGTTGGAGATCGCGGACCCGGTCTGA
- a CDS encoding bifunctional 4-hydroxy-2-oxoglutarate aldolase/2-dehydro-3-deoxy-phosphogluconate aldolase: MPPADLLSALEDQRLLAIVRGKDPAAALDTVLSLFRYGVGIVEVSLTGADALGVIAQARSALGPEALLGAGTVLTAQQARDAAAAGACFGVTPAVTEAVGACRDLGLPVLAGAVTPTEAVAAMNQGASAVKLFPATLGGPAYLRALRDPLPDVPFVPVGGVDAAAVRAYLAAGALAVGVGSPLVGGAADGRDQGELALRAEQFRAATLGEW; this comes from the coding sequence ATGCCCCCTGCCGACCTGCTCTCCGCGCTGGAAGATCAGCGCCTGCTCGCGATCGTCCGGGGCAAGGACCCCGCCGCCGCCCTCGACACCGTGCTCTCCCTGTTCCGGTACGGCGTGGGGATCGTGGAGGTGTCCCTGACCGGGGCCGACGCGCTGGGAGTCATAGCGCAGGCCAGGTCGGCACTCGGCCCCGAGGCGCTGCTCGGCGCCGGGACCGTCCTGACCGCACAGCAGGCGCGTGACGCGGCGGCGGCCGGTGCCTGTTTCGGTGTGACCCCGGCGGTGACGGAAGCGGTGGGCGCCTGCCGTGATCTCGGCCTGCCCGTCCTGGCGGGAGCGGTGACCCCCACGGAGGCGGTCGCCGCGATGAACCAGGGCGCCAGTGCGGTCAAGCTCTTCCCCGCGACCCTGGGCGGCCCCGCCTATCTGCGCGCCCTGCGTGATCCGCTCCCCGACGTTCCGTTCGTCCCCGTGGGCGGCGTCGACGCGGCGGCGGTCCGCGCCTACCTCGCCGCCGGGGCCCTGGCCGTAGGAGTGGGCTCCCCGCTGGTGGGCGGTGCCGCCGACGGCCGGGATCAGGGCGAACTCGCCCTGCGCGCCGAGCAGTTCCGCGCCGCGACGCTGGGAGAGTGGTGA
- a CDS encoding sugar kinase: MSTEAPHARTDAVSTPTDVLTFGETMAALRATGPLRLGGTLGLSVAGAESNVAIGLARLGHRVRWAGLTGADEFGHLVLRTLRAEGVDVSRAATGRGPTGLLVFEPRVADLTRVHYYRSRSAATDLGPDHVRAALADGARIVHVTGVTAALGEVPRLAVVTAVREARRTGALVCLDVNQRDKLWSRAEAAACLRPLADGLALVVASDDELELVAPEGARTERDQVTALLDLGVREVVVKRGASGAEVFSAAGRESRPAVPVPVRDTVGAGDAFVAGYLSALLDGADPAGRLERAVTTGAFAVACEGDWEGLPRRDELSLLSAAPGSALR; encoded by the coding sequence ATGTCGACCGAGGCACCGCACGCGCGGACCGACGCGGTGAGCACCCCGACGGACGTACTGACCTTCGGCGAGACCATGGCCGCGCTGCGCGCCACTGGCCCCCTGCGACTCGGCGGCACGCTCGGCCTGTCCGTCGCCGGAGCCGAGTCGAACGTCGCCATCGGTCTGGCCCGGCTCGGACACCGGGTCCGCTGGGCAGGCCTGACCGGCGCGGACGAGTTCGGCCACCTGGTGCTGCGCACCCTGCGCGCCGAAGGGGTCGATGTCTCCCGGGCTGCCACGGGCAGGGGCCCGACCGGTCTTCTCGTCTTCGAGCCGCGCGTCGCGGACCTGACGCGCGTCCACTACTACCGCTCCCGCTCGGCCGCCACGGACCTCGGCCCGGACCACGTACGGGCCGCTTTGGCCGACGGCGCGAGGATCGTCCACGTCACCGGGGTGACCGCGGCCCTGGGCGAGGTCCCACGGCTCGCGGTCGTGACGGCGGTACGCGAGGCCCGGCGGACCGGGGCCCTCGTCTGCCTGGACGTCAATCAGCGGGACAAACTCTGGTCGCGCGCGGAAGCGGCCGCCTGCTTGCGCCCCCTCGCCGACGGCCTCGCTCTCGTGGTGGCCTCCGACGACGAGCTGGAACTCGTGGCGCCGGAAGGGGCGCGCACCGAGCGGGACCAGGTGACGGCACTCCTCGATCTCGGTGTACGCGAAGTCGTCGTCAAGCGCGGTGCCTCGGGGGCCGAGGTCTTCTCCGCCGCCGGACGGGAGTCGCGGCCCGCGGTGCCGGTGCCCGTGCGGGACACGGTCGGCGCCGGTGACGCCTTCGTGGCCGGATACCTCTCCGCGCTGCTCGACGGAGCGGACCCGGCCGGACGCCTCGAACGGGCCGTCACCACCGGCGCGTTCGCGGTGGCCTGCGAGGGCGACTGGGAAGGGCTGCCCCGCCGGGACGAACTGTCCCTGCTGAGCGCCGCACCGGGAAGCGCACTGCGGTGA
- a CDS encoding SMP-30/gluconolactonase/LRE family protein has product MSTGSTAFEEDRRGEDVEPWQVWAPDRYRLAEGLRAHDGAMHFVDLLAGRLWRCARRPGEPPALLLDLGIPLGAAAPVRGCADEWIVAAGDGIALAGPRGEPYWLARPEADAPVPMRMNDAVCDPLGRFWATSMSADGRGAAGSLYRVGYDGAVQRMLMGLTVPNGPAFSPDGRVMYLADSAERTILRFGVDPVAGTLRGGSLFACLAPHEGRPDGMTVDDLGRLWVALWGAGQVRCYAPDGSVAGSLSLPTPHTSSVAFADGRIWVSTATHRLADPDPLAGAVLARETRVTAPAAACFGAPSVPSSAPGPRAA; this is encoded by the coding sequence GTGAGTACGGGCAGCACCGCCTTCGAGGAGGACCGGCGCGGCGAGGACGTCGAGCCGTGGCAGGTGTGGGCCCCGGACCGCTACCGGCTGGCCGAGGGGCTGCGCGCACACGACGGCGCGATGCACTTCGTGGACCTCCTCGCGGGACGCCTGTGGCGCTGTGCGCGACGGCCCGGGGAGCCGCCCGCGCTCCTGCTCGACCTCGGGATCCCGCTCGGCGCGGCCGCCCCGGTCCGCGGCTGCGCGGACGAGTGGATCGTCGCGGCGGGCGACGGTATCGCGCTCGCCGGGCCGAGGGGCGAACCGTACTGGCTGGCCCGCCCGGAGGCGGACGCACCGGTGCCGATGCGGATGAACGACGCCGTCTGCGACCCGCTCGGCCGCTTCTGGGCCACCAGCATGTCCGCCGATGGCAGGGGTGCGGCCGGTTCGCTCTACCGGGTGGGGTACGACGGTGCGGTCCAGCGCATGCTGATGGGCCTCACCGTGCCCAACGGTCCGGCGTTCTCCCCGGACGGCAGGGTCATGTACCTGGCCGACAGCGCCGAGCGGACCATCCTGCGCTTCGGCGTGGACCCGGTCGCCGGGACCCTGCGCGGCGGGTCGCTGTTCGCCTGCCTCGCGCCGCACGAGGGCCGCCCCGACGGCATGACCGTGGACGACCTCGGCAGACTCTGGGTCGCGCTGTGGGGTGCCGGTCAGGTGCGCTGCTACGCCCCGGACGGCTCGGTGGCCGGTTCCCTGTCCCTCCCCACGCCGCACACCAGCAGCGTGGCCTTCGCCGACGGCCGGATCTGGGTGAGCACGGCCACCCATCGCCTGGCCGACCCCGACCCGCTCGCGGGCGCCGTCCTCGCCCGCGAGACCCGCGTCACCGCGCCCGCGGCCGCCTGCTTCGGCGCCCCGTCGGTCCCCTCGTCCGCGCCGGGTCCACGCGCTGCGTAA
- a CDS encoding MFS transporter: MSTVVVADGGTVEPHSKKKADRRTMVASTVGTVMEWYDFNLYGLASALIFGPLFFGSSSTGGTLASFATFAVGFAARPIGGMLFGHLGDRIGRKYVLLITMMGMGVTTTLIGVLPTHAMVGIWAPLLLILLRVCQGIAVGGEFAGATLLTVENAPPGKRGLYGAIPAMGTGAGFVLASAVFGLVSMLPDDSFESWGWRIPFLLSAFLVLFGLWVRKGIEETPVFAEIEHTGERERYPLVTTVRKQPGAVLRVLGITVSGFVWGYLIQAFALSYATKELDVEKSTMLWAIALASALEIAAIPFWGWLSDRIGRRLMVSAGLLCTVVYVFPFFRLLETGDTGLIFLAMVVAIPICKDMVFGPQAALVAELFDARVRYSGVSVGREFGGAIFGGTAPFIGTALQSSSGSIAPVAFYVIAGCVVTGIAVFAGRETAKDETAYAQPQPS; this comes from the coding sequence ATGAGCACCGTCGTAGTAGCCGATGGCGGCACAGTGGAACCACACAGCAAGAAGAAGGCCGATCGGCGCACGATGGTCGCGAGCACCGTCGGCACCGTCATGGAGTGGTACGACTTCAACCTCTACGGTCTGGCGTCGGCGCTGATCTTCGGCCCGCTGTTCTTCGGGTCCTCCTCGACCGGCGGCACCCTGGCCTCGTTCGCGACGTTCGCCGTCGGCTTCGCGGCCCGCCCCATCGGTGGCATGCTCTTCGGCCACCTCGGCGACCGGATAGGCCGCAAGTACGTCCTGCTGATCACCATGATGGGCATGGGCGTCACCACCACACTGATCGGTGTCCTGCCCACCCACGCCATGGTGGGCATCTGGGCCCCGTTGCTGCTCATCCTCCTGCGGGTCTGTCAGGGCATCGCCGTCGGCGGCGAGTTCGCCGGTGCGACCCTGCTGACCGTCGAGAATGCGCCACCGGGCAAACGCGGCCTGTACGGCGCGATCCCGGCGATGGGCACCGGCGCCGGATTCGTCCTGGCCAGCGCCGTGTTCGGCCTGGTGTCCATGCTGCCCGACGACTCCTTCGAGTCCTGGGGCTGGCGCATCCCCTTCCTCCTGAGCGCCTTCCTCGTGCTGTTCGGCCTGTGGGTCAGGAAGGGAATCGAGGAGACGCCCGTCTTCGCCGAGATCGAGCACACCGGCGAGCGCGAGCGGTACCCGCTGGTCACGACCGTCCGCAAGCAGCCGGGCGCCGTCCTGCGCGTCCTCGGCATCACCGTCTCCGGGTTCGTCTGGGGCTATCTGATCCAGGCCTTCGCCCTCTCGTACGCCACCAAGGAACTGGACGTCGAGAAGTCCACGATGCTCTGGGCCATTGCCCTTGCCTCCGCGCTGGAGATCGCCGCCATCCCCTTCTGGGGCTGGCTGAGCGACCGCATCGGCCGCCGTCTGATGGTGAGCGCGGGCCTGCTGTGCACCGTGGTCTACGTCTTCCCCTTCTTCAGGCTTCTGGAGACGGGGGACACCGGGCTGATCTTCCTGGCCATGGTCGTCGCCATCCCGATCTGCAAGGACATGGTCTTCGGCCCGCAGGCGGCCCTGGTCGCCGAACTCTTCGACGCCCGTGTCCGCTACAGCGGCGTGAGCGTGGGCCGCGAGTTCGGCGGCGCGATCTTCGGCGGCACCGCGCCCTTCATCGGCACCGCGCTGCAGTCCTCCAGCGGCTCCATCGCACCGGTCGCCTTCTACGTGATAGCGGGCTGCGTCGTCACCGGTATCGCCGTCTTCGCCGGTCGCGAGACGGCCAAGGACGAGACCGCCTACGCCCAGCCACAGCCCAGTTGA
- a CDS encoding mandelate racemase/muconate lactonizing enzyme family protein, with protein MSTAPLPITKIEALALSASFDDLYDSPEDVPDWLRYPASSHLVLPRKGQYATLIKVHAEDGSVGIGECYGLPSPEVTATVVSTVLAPLLVGQDALATTAVWERLYRGQAAGGHNRGFYLEAMAGIDLALWDLRGKAAGVPVHRLLGGPLRERIDCYASPVALHADPEDSARQARGFVDDGFRALKVKIGRGERTDRAHLAAVRAEVGEDIEILTDVNCAYDLDEATRVGAVLRDLGISWYEEPLQVDDLRNLAELRRRTGLTTVNGETHFTRFDLRDSLLLGAIDVFMPNVARCGGITEATRIAALASAFHVDIAPHGVGSGVSLAAALHLCAATPNLRTYEYNRLPNPIREHILVRPPEFRDGALTVPTGPGLGIEIDEAVVDRYTVARY; from the coding sequence GTGAGTACCGCCCCCCTTCCCATCACCAAGATCGAGGCCCTGGCCCTCTCCGCGAGCTTCGACGATCTCTACGACTCGCCCGAGGACGTGCCCGACTGGCTGCGCTACCCCGCCTCCAGCCACCTCGTCCTGCCCCGCAAGGGCCAGTACGCCACCCTGATCAAGGTCCATGCCGAGGACGGCAGTGTCGGCATCGGCGAGTGCTACGGACTGCCCTCGCCGGAGGTCACCGCCACCGTCGTGTCCACCGTCCTGGCCCCGCTGCTCGTCGGACAGGACGCCCTCGCCACCACGGCGGTGTGGGAACGCCTGTACCGGGGACAGGCGGCGGGCGGACACAACCGCGGCTTCTACCTCGAAGCCATGGCAGGCATCGACCTCGCGCTGTGGGACCTGCGCGGCAAGGCGGCGGGCGTACCGGTCCACCGCCTGCTCGGCGGACCGCTGCGGGAGCGCATCGACTGCTACGCCAGTCCGGTCGCCCTGCACGCCGACCCCGAGGACTCGGCCCGGCAGGCCCGGGGCTTCGTCGACGACGGCTTCCGGGCCCTGAAGGTGAAGATCGGCCGCGGCGAGCGCACCGACCGTGCGCACCTGGCCGCCGTACGGGCGGAGGTCGGTGAGGACATCGAGATCCTCACCGACGTCAACTGCGCCTACGACCTGGACGAGGCGACCCGGGTCGGCGCCGTCCTGAGGGACCTCGGCATCTCCTGGTACGAGGAGCCGCTCCAGGTCGACGATCTGCGCAACCTGGCAGAACTGCGCCGCAGGACCGGCCTGACCACCGTCAACGGCGAGACCCACTTCACCCGCTTCGACCTCCGGGACTCGCTGCTGCTCGGGGCCATCGACGTCTTCATGCCCAACGTGGCCCGCTGCGGCGGCATCACCGAGGCCACCCGTATCGCGGCACTCGCCTCGGCCTTCCACGTCGACATCGCCCCGCACGGCGTGGGTTCCGGCGTCAGCCTCGCCGCGGCGCTCCACCTGTGCGCCGCCACCCCGAACCTGCGCACCTACGAGTACAACCGGCTGCCCAACCCGATCCGCGAGCACATCCTCGTGCGGCCGCCGGAGTTCCGCGACGGCGCCCTGACCGTGCCCACCGGCCCCGGTCTCGGCATCGAGATCGACGAAGCGGTGGTCGACCGCTACACGGTCGCCCGCTACTGA
- a CDS encoding long-chain fatty acid--CoA ligase: MREFTTPSRSGRPAMGGLADALFDAALRDPYRVVALTGGRAGDAGPREVRARELRDQVSALARGMLAHGIRFGDRVAVMSDDGYACLLVDLALWCLGAVPVPVPAAAPAWQAHRIIEGTGAVACFLQNEIQALTVGPLCGGRTGLRHLWQLDTGALDRLCRSGTELDEEPVERHRRALVPDSIASIVHTAGTTGPPKACVLTHGALAAGADALAASCWPPAAGERSGEHSGQPCVALAAPPEQATARLLRIAALRHGLPLAHLPSGGEAGHEADRSGLTTLRPSFLLAPATRFEHSFAAVRREAHLSGRTGAFGMAVDIAVKYAEACQRRARGEGPGPGRALRVQHQLFDRAFYAGVRERFGGRLERAIALGAGPQPRLVSFFTGAGVPLHTGYGLTEFAGPVTLAPPEHPHSATAGRPVPGTTVHVDEHGRIWVRGPQTFTGYHGDLPRTRQALSGGWLNTGDLGVLDPDGHLTVTGRAADVFALRDGRLLAPRPIEERVRAHPLVAHCVVVGHGMPRPTALITLDADAVTDWLALSGLRGVTAERYAEDSRVQDQIAGAVKAAGPLCPPDATIRAFRILPTAFHRDSTFLTPAGTIRRDVVREHFAKEIAALYEA; this comes from the coding sequence ATGCGCGAGTTCACTACCCCGTCACGGTCCGGCCGGCCCGCGATGGGAGGTCTGGCCGACGCGCTTTTCGACGCCGCCCTCCGCGATCCGTACCGCGTGGTCGCCCTCACCGGCGGGCGGGCCGGAGACGCGGGCCCGAGGGAGGTCCGCGCGCGGGAACTGCGTGACCAGGTGAGCGCGTTGGCCCGGGGCATGCTCGCGCACGGCATCCGCTTCGGCGACCGGGTCGCGGTGATGTCCGACGACGGGTACGCGTGCCTGCTCGTCGACCTCGCGCTGTGGTGCCTGGGCGCCGTGCCGGTACCGGTCCCCGCGGCCGCGCCCGCCTGGCAGGCACACCGGATCATCGAGGGGACCGGTGCCGTGGCCTGTTTCCTCCAGAACGAGATCCAGGCACTGACCGTGGGACCGCTGTGCGGCGGCCGGACCGGACTGCGGCACCTGTGGCAGCTGGACACCGGCGCACTCGACCGACTGTGCCGGTCGGGAACCGAGTTGGACGAGGAGCCCGTGGAGCGCCACCGCAGGGCCCTGGTCCCCGACTCGATCGCGAGCATCGTGCACACCGCGGGGACCACGGGGCCGCCGAAGGCGTGCGTACTGACGCACGGTGCGCTCGCGGCCGGTGCCGACGCCCTGGCCGCGAGCTGCTGGCCGCCGGCGGCCGGGGAGCGCTCAGGGGAGCACTCCGGGCAGCCGTGCGTCGCCCTGGCCGCGCCGCCGGAACAGGCCACCGCACGGCTGCTGCGGATCGCCGCCCTGCGGCACGGCCTGCCCCTGGCTCACCTGCCCTCGGGTGGCGAGGCCGGCCACGAGGCCGACCGATCCGGCCTCACCACGCTGCGGCCCTCCTTCCTGCTGGCCCCCGCCACCCGCTTCGAGCACTCCTTCGCCGCCGTCCGCCGCGAGGCCCATCTGTCCGGCCGGACCGGCGCCTTCGGGATGGCGGTCGACATCGCCGTGAAGTACGCCGAGGCCTGCCAGCGCCGTGCGCGCGGCGAGGGGCCCGGACCGGGCAGAGCGCTGCGGGTTCAGCACCAGCTCTTCGACCGGGCCTTCTACGCCGGTGTCCGCGAGCGGTTCGGCGGCCGTCTGGAGCGGGCGATAGCCCTCGGCGCGGGCCCCCAGCCACGGCTCGTGTCCTTCTTCACCGGCGCCGGAGTGCCCTTGCACACCGGTTACGGACTCACCGAGTTCGCCGGGCCCGTCACCCTCGCTCCCCCGGAGCATCCGCACTCCGCTACCGCCGGTCGCCCGGTGCCGGGCACCACCGTGCACGTCGACGAACACGGCCGGATCTGGGTGCGTGGTCCGCAGACCTTCACCGGCTACCACGGCGACCTCCCGCGCACCCGCCAGGCGCTGTCCGGGGGTTGGCTGAACACCGGCGACCTGGGCGTCCTCGACCCCGACGGGCATCTGACCGTCACCGGCCGCGCGGCGGACGTGTTCGCCCTGCGCGACGGACGCCTGCTGGCACCGCGACCGATCGAGGAGCGGGTACGTGCGCACCCGTTGGTCGCCCACTGTGTGGTGGTGGGGCACGGCATGCCGCGGCCGACGGCACTGATCACGCTGGACGCGGATGCCGTTACGGACTGGCTCGCACTGTCCGGTCTGCGCGGCGTCACAGCCGAGCGCTACGCCGAGGACTCCCGGGTACAGGACCAGATCGCCGGTGCGGTCAAAGCGGCCGGACCGCTGTGCCCGCCGGACGCGACGATCCGGGCCTTCCGCATCCTGCCCACGGCCTTCCACCGCGACTCCACGTTCCTCACCCCGGCGGGCACGATCCGCCGCGACGTCGTACGAGAACACTTCGCCAAGGAGATCGCGGCCCTGTACGAGGCCTGA
- a CDS encoding ATP-binding protein — translation MAATLTSTGDPLRRPVPRETRSCRLPADHKAAAALRRWVRAQLSGWRLEGQREDLLLIASELASNAVRHGLGSPRVTLALTRDATAGTVLRLGVTDAGNGFDPQQVARSWRHCDPADRCGGRGLLLVAELSSDWGAGPVPGGHEVWAHLSVA, via the coding sequence ATGGCCGCCACTCTCACCTCGACCGGGGACCCCCTGCGGCGTCCCGTCCCCCGTGAGACCCGCTCCTGCCGGCTGCCCGCCGACCACAAGGCCGCGGCGGCCCTTCGCCGCTGGGTCCGCGCACAGCTGTCCGGCTGGCGGCTCGAGGGGCAGCGCGAGGATCTGCTCCTGATCGCCAGTGAGCTCGCGTCGAATGCCGTACGCCACGGTCTGGGCAGCCCGCGGGTGACGCTCGCGCTCACCCGCGACGCCACAGCCGGGACCGTTCTGCGTCTCGGCGTCACGGACGCCGGGAACGGCTTCGATCCGCAGCAGGTGGCCCGGTCCTGGCGCCACTGCGACCCGGCGGACCGGTGCGGTGGCCGGGGCCTGCTGCTCGTGGCCGAACTCAGCAGCGACTGGGGCGCCGGGCCGGTGCCCGGCGGCCACGAGGTGTGGGCACACCTGAGCGTCGCCTGA
- a CDS encoding GntR family transcriptional regulator, producing the protein MGDKSWARPLPAVKSKADLVYDHLRGAIADGHLHPGERLNMDELARTLGVSKIPIREAVKRLESDGLLTSRVHSGVVVSGVDKAEMRGVFLARGAIEGLVARLAAEQADDKLIDSLAKAQQLMREALAEGAIDKLQQHNSEFHGLLAGATGYRILAELTEQLLFTVRRYRMTTPDDVRNWGQVIEEHETILAALREKDPAAAEAAAQAHTASQAGHEIDEQK; encoded by the coding sequence ATGGGAGACAAGAGCTGGGCCCGGCCCCTGCCCGCGGTGAAGAGCAAGGCGGACCTTGTATACGACCACCTGCGGGGAGCCATCGCCGACGGGCACCTGCATCCGGGTGAGCGCCTCAACATGGACGAGCTGGCCCGCACGCTCGGGGTCAGCAAGATTCCCATCCGTGAGGCGGTCAAGCGCCTGGAGTCCGACGGCCTGCTCACCTCGCGGGTCCACTCCGGCGTGGTCGTCTCCGGTGTCGACAAGGCGGAGATGCGTGGCGTCTTCCTCGCGCGCGGTGCCATCGAGGGCCTCGTCGCGCGGCTGGCCGCGGAGCAGGCCGACGACAAGCTGATCGACTCCCTGGCCAAGGCGCAGCAGCTCATGCGCGAGGCGCTGGCCGAGGGTGCCATCGACAAGCTTCAACAGCACAACTCGGAGTTCCACGGGCTCCTCGCCGGGGCGACGGGCTACCGCATCCTCGCCGAGCTCACCGAGCAACTCCTGTTCACCGTACGGCGCTACCGCATGACCACCCCCGACGACGTACGCAACTGGGGCCAGGTGATCGAGGAGCACGAGACGATCCTCGCCGCCCTGCGCGAGAAGGACCCCGCAGCGGCGGAAGCCGCCGCACAGGCGCACACCGCCTCGCAGGCCGGGCACGAGATCGACGAGCAGAAGTAG
- a CDS encoding SDR family NAD(P)-dependent oxidoreductase, which translates to MSRTALVTGAAGGIGRAVAGRFAADGFHVAGADLADPQLPGVDWHRTDVTSAQDVARTVGEVQERHGGVDVLVACAGVTRGAPLHLTGEEEWEEVLRINLTSVFLCVREVLPAMMAAGSGAVVTIGSVLHRTAAPGLPAYAASKGALAGLTRQLAVDYGPYGIHFVTLSPGWIRTPATESRLEGEEELDRLRQSNPLRLLGTAEDIAAAAAYAATPEAALLTGSELVLDGGASVVSPASLLRDGHRERMGLPPLRDREA; encoded by the coding sequence ATGTCCCGCACCGCACTGGTCACCGGAGCCGCGGGCGGCATCGGCCGCGCCGTCGCCGGCCGGTTCGCCGCCGACGGGTTCCATGTCGCCGGGGCCGATCTGGCGGATCCCCAACTCCCTGGGGTGGACTGGCACCGCACGGACGTGACCTCGGCGCAGGACGTGGCACGCACGGTGGGCGAGGTCCAGGAGCGCCACGGCGGCGTCGACGTTCTGGTCGCCTGCGCCGGAGTGACTCGTGGCGCCCCGCTGCACCTGACCGGCGAGGAGGAGTGGGAGGAGGTCCTGCGGATCAACCTCACCTCGGTCTTCCTCTGCGTGCGCGAGGTGCTGCCCGCCATGATGGCGGCGGGTTCCGGTGCCGTGGTGACCATCGGCTCGGTCCTGCACCGGACCGCCGCGCCCGGGCTGCCCGCCTACGCCGCTTCCAAGGGCGCGCTGGCCGGGCTCACCCGCCAACTCGCCGTGGACTACGGGCCGTACGGGATCCACTTCGTGACACTGTCACCGGGCTGGATTCGGACACCGGCCACGGAATCGCGCCTCGAGGGCGAGGAGGAACTGGACCGGCTGCGCCAGAGCAACCCGTTGCGCCTGCTCGGCACCGCGGAGGACATCGCCGCCGCGGCCGCCTACGCGGCCACCCCGGAAGCGGCCCTGCTCACCGGCAGCGAACTGGTCCTGGACGGCGGCGCCTCGGTGGTGAGCCCGGCGAGCCTGCTGCGGGACGGCCACCGCGAGCGCATGGGACTGCCGCCGCTGCGGGACCGCGAGGCCTGA
- a CDS encoding formylglycine-generating enzyme family protein — protein MTDVPACCAASRAHPTVRPPRASNPAPNPAAASPPSPPATEPPPRRTVQLEGGLFRMGTDREDGYPADGEGPARRVRLDAFALDATTVTNADFAVFAEETGWVTEAERYGASYVFSGLLPGPPDPAARAVAATPWWLEVPGADWRRPEGPGSDVIARMDHPVVHVTWYDAEAYARWAGKRLPTEAEWEYAARGGLEGARYPWGDEREPGGEHRMNVWQGEFPTHNMGADGHLGTAPADAYEPNGYGLHNMCGNVWEWCADWFHPSWHATGPRINPLGPPPTGRKVMRGGSYLCHESYCFRYRVDARSSNTPQSSAGNIGFRCASG, from the coding sequence ATGACCGATGTTCCGGCCTGCTGCGCGGCGAGCCGCGCGCATCCGACCGTACGGCCGCCGCGTGCCTCGAATCCCGCCCCGAACCCTGCCGCCGCGTCTCCACCCTCTCCGCCGGCCACGGAGCCGCCGCCCCGCCGGACCGTACAGCTGGAGGGCGGCCTCTTCCGGATGGGCACGGACCGCGAGGACGGGTACCCGGCGGACGGCGAAGGTCCGGCCCGCCGGGTCCGTCTCGACGCCTTCGCCCTCGACGCCACCACGGTGACCAACGCCGACTTCGCGGTCTTCGCCGAGGAGACAGGCTGGGTGACCGAGGCCGAACGGTACGGCGCCTCCTACGTGTTCAGCGGTCTGCTGCCCGGGCCGCCCGACCCGGCGGCCCGGGCCGTGGCGGCCACGCCCTGGTGGCTGGAGGTCCCGGGCGCCGACTGGCGTCGCCCCGAAGGCCCCGGCTCGGACGTCATCGCACGGATGGATCACCCGGTCGTGCATGTGACCTGGTACGACGCAGAGGCCTACGCGCGCTGGGCCGGGAAACGGCTCCCCACCGAGGCCGAGTGGGAGTACGCGGCCCGCGGCGGACTGGAGGGTGCCCGCTACCCCTGGGGCGACGAACGCGAACCCGGCGGCGAGCACCGGATGAACGTCTGGCAGGGCGAGTTCCCCACGCACAACATGGGCGCCGACGGCCATCTGGGCACCGCCCCCGCCGACGCCTACGAGCCCAACGGCTACGGCCTCCACAACATGTGCGGCAACGTGTGGGAGTGGTGCGCGGACTGGTTCCACCCGAGCTGGCACGCCACCGGGCCGCGCATCAACCCCCTCGGTCCCCCGCCCACCGGACGCAAGGTCATGCGCGGCGGCTCCTACCTCTGCCACGAGAGCTACTGCTTCCGCTACCGCGTAGACGCCCGCAGCTCCAACACGCCCCAGAGCAGTGCGGGGAACATCGGGTTTCGCTGCGCCTCGGGGTGA